The following are encoded together in the Oncorhynchus kisutch isolate 150728-3 linkage group LG8, Okis_V2, whole genome shotgun sequence genome:
- the LOC109895021 gene encoding V-set and transmembrane domain-containing protein 2B-like, which translates to MEKRGLNGVLYYLILNAPLFFCVNATFTEVPKDVSVSEGEDVEMPCAFRAIGSSPFSLEIQWWYLKETTPKELAHELQISAPANRAKVTQKDATKISTVRVQGSAISHRLSLSKVRKEDEGVYECRVSDLYSDETQEYKVQATLRVIPRDGMVAEEAVSHIQNRWPLRNSKDAVAGGRATSEPGQGKPRVPPPAGNGPLPASTMTTASAAKSSASPRPGNAAILRQQHGAGSGAITTTDPFLFITLLILHKLLPFLFTQ; encoded by the exons ATGGAAAAACGGGGACTCAACGGCGTCCTTTATTATTTAATTCTTAACGCACCCTTGTTCTTCTGTGTAAATG CTACGTTTACTGAAGTGCCCAAAGATGTGAGTGTCAGTGAGGGAGAAGACGTTGAGATGCCGTGCGCCTTTCGGGCCATCGGATCATCGCCCTTCTCGCTTGAGATCCAGTGGTGGTACCTaaaggagacaacacctaaagaACTTGCACACGAACTGCAAATAAGCGCTCCGGCGAACAGAGCCAAG GTCACTCAAAAGGATGCCACAAAAATAAGC ACTGTGAGGGTGCAGGGCAGCGCCATATCTCACAGGCTTAGTCTCTCCAAGGTGCGAAAAGAGGACGAAGGGGTGTACGAGTGCCGGGTTTCCGACTTGTACTCCGACGAGACTCAGGAATACAAGGTTCAAGCCACCCTCCGGGTGATTCCGCGTGATGGCATGGTGGCCGAGGAGGCCGTGTCCCACATTCAGAATAGATGGCCACTGAGGAACAGCAAGGACGCGGTGGCCGGGGGGCGGGCTACCTCTGAGCCGGGTCAGGGAAAGCCTCGTGTGCCTCCTCCAGCGGGAAATGGCCCCCTCCCCGCCAGCACGATGACCACCGCCTCTGCAGCAAAGTCCTCAGCTTCGCCAAGGCCCGGCAATGCGGCCATCCTCCGACAGCAGCACGGAGCTG GTTCTGGAGCCATTACCACCACTGACCCGTTCCTCTTCATCACTCTCCTGATCCTGCATAAGCTCCTCCCCTTCCTGTTTACCCAATAA